In Isoptericola jiangsuensis, the following proteins share a genomic window:
- a CDS encoding SpoIIE family protein phosphatase — translation MSDWFESAVRGSECADLARGVDWSRTPLGDPSTWAPALRSAVELCFSTRFAVLVTWGPGLTMIYNDGYREMLGTELHPRAMGAPTAEVWGHLWHEVGPLFDEVLTTGTPTWDVDLPLWMQRSGYTEETRFTFSYSPLRDETGAVAGVLDISTETTDHVVDRRRLALLGRLATALQGHRDQVDDTARILTEVLGGSQDVTAAHLYRGDEPVATIGPAPRATTTLVSRVHRTDAAVWHDHVLATPVGDRRPDGPAEVLLLRGNPHRPLDAGHRGFLELVAATIGTALAEGAAHRRRIARMRTVSDALQHAMVPDTPPSSRWETRYRPADDTLFVGGDWFDVVELPSGRFGLVVGDCVGHGVDAATSMGRLSSAGRALMLTGAGPARTLELLDDFARTVPGTEFTTVFCGIVDPATGTLTYSSAGHLPGLVVHDGCARSAWLDEAQGTPLTLHRGPRPERTTGLSRGDTVMLYTDGLVERRGEHLAAGLDRLVDVAREACRSEVLAELPDRLLAGMLTTGARDDVAIVVYRAD, via the coding sequence GTGTCCGACTGGTTCGAGTCCGCGGTGCGCGGCAGCGAGTGCGCAGACCTCGCCCGGGGGGTCGACTGGTCGCGCACGCCGCTCGGCGACCCGTCGACCTGGGCCCCCGCGCTGCGCAGCGCCGTCGAGCTGTGCTTCAGCACGCGGTTCGCCGTGCTGGTGACCTGGGGTCCCGGGCTCACGATGATCTACAACGACGGCTACCGGGAGATGCTCGGCACCGAACTCCATCCCCGCGCGATGGGTGCGCCGACGGCCGAGGTGTGGGGGCACCTCTGGCACGAGGTGGGCCCCCTGTTCGACGAGGTCCTCACCACGGGAACGCCGACGTGGGACGTCGACCTGCCGCTGTGGATGCAGCGCTCCGGCTACACCGAGGAGACCCGCTTCACGTTCTCCTACAGCCCGCTGCGCGACGAGACGGGCGCGGTCGCCGGCGTCCTGGACATCTCCACCGAGACGACCGACCACGTGGTGGACCGACGTCGCCTCGCCCTCCTGGGCAGGCTCGCGACGGCCCTCCAGGGCCACCGGGACCAGGTCGACGACACGGCACGCATCCTCACCGAGGTGCTGGGCGGCAGCCAGGACGTCACCGCCGCCCACCTCTACCGCGGCGACGAACCGGTCGCGACCATCGGCCCCGCTCCGCGCGCGACGACCACGCTGGTGTCCCGGGTCCACCGCACGGACGCGGCCGTCTGGCACGACCACGTGCTGGCCACACCGGTGGGCGACCGCCGACCGGACGGCCCGGCCGAGGTCCTGCTGCTGCGCGGCAACCCGCACCGCCCTCTCGACGCGGGACACCGCGGCTTCCTCGAGCTGGTGGCCGCCACGATCGGCACCGCCCTCGCCGAGGGCGCCGCGCACCGCCGCAGGATCGCCCGCATGCGGACGGTCAGCGACGCCCTGCAGCACGCGATGGTCCCGGACACGCCGCCGTCGTCACGCTGGGAGACCCGCTACCGGCCGGCGGACGACACCCTCTTCGTCGGCGGCGACTGGTTCGACGTCGTCGAGCTGCCGTCCGGACGTTTCGGGCTGGTCGTCGGCGACTGCGTCGGCCACGGCGTCGACGCCGCCACCAGCATGGGCCGCCTCAGCAGCGCCGGGCGGGCGCTCATGCTGACGGGAGCGGGACCCGCCCGCACCCTCGAGCTGCTCGACGACTTCGCCCGCACCGTGCCGGGCACCGAGTTCACCACCGTGTTCTGCGGGATCGTCGACCCGGCCACCGGGACGCTCACCTACTCGAGCGCCGGCCACCTGCCGGGCCTGGTCGTCCACGACGGCTGCGCACGGTCGGCCTGGCTCGACGAGGCGCAGGGCACGCCGCTCACCCTGCACCGTGGCCCCCGGCCCGAACGGACGACCGGGCTGTCCCGCGGCGACACCGTCATGCTGTACACCGACGGCCTCGTCGAGCGGCGCGGGGAGCACCTCGCCGCAGGTCTGGACCGCCTGGTCGACGTCGCCCGCGAGGCGTGCCGGTCCGAGGTGCTCGCCGAGCTCCCCGACCGCCTGCTGGCCGGGATGCTGACCACCGGCGCCCGCGACGACGTCGCGATCGTGGTCTACCGCGCGGACTGA